A genomic segment from Candidatus Viadribacter manganicus encodes:
- a CDS encoding intermembrane phospholipid transport protein YdbH family protein — protein sequence MALGALGISLILLGGGLWLVRFSIASFMLGTALSERGADADFEFINLDLNGAALANVRFGPEGAPDATIPLVEARWRWEGLAPRLHFLRVVRPRLHLRMDEGGRVSAGSLEHLGAGAPGRTRPRIPAIELEILEGQALFDTPVGPLTATLQSSGTIGRDFSALGEIARTSRAGEAYALEAGAAELVIVSRDENIAFRLSASANALTWDGSRVAAPALRILGRAPLDLARYDVELTSRAASFRGEGIAAEAITAAVGFEGIARDTQLSPETWAGQARGSAGNFSYAGSTIQRGRFEGRVDGAEARGQGRWSLSGARFDGVSLISEQPSANGVFRFELQGDETLSGDARIVLAQSHLNEAAQSDLRAAFPNIPDAPVGPTFAEAERALDAAADRFDLSIPVAMSATEDGVRLRIAAPAEAQSTSGARVTLSPLRQDGPALVLQWPGPALSGAVALEISGGGAPNASLLLDTVDWTPGAPFEADGTLTLTNWRAENASIATNELGIGIAVQPQGGGRIDLRGPAHITGPLGDGEVRDLVATLDLGVQWGNGWRVTPNSGCLPIRLGGIDAAGLSFANGDFSLCPLNGALIAADANDSLSGGFSIRSLGLNGRMSGPKAQPAHLSASNIIGRFRGRSGDFTLALEAGAPRLAIQMSEDRTLAINLERITADAHIADSWSVTGSFNAGTLTDPTLPGSVSAIEGAWTAAPVDNKPVIRVSAGEALLTANRPASDEDRPLFNPLRFVDANAVMSEGQINASGAIVLEARARQLANFTAHHDVSAGAGAANVSANQIVFGPQLQPFEITEQARGMVEGVTGPIAVDAEITWTRDTLLGGARVDLQGVSLATATIPIVNDVRGSIYFDDLWQLTTPPGQEITVGELNPGITVTNGRVRFQLLTEERVSIERAEFDFASGALAMAPTTIRLGADETRFELTLRDVDAADLLRTLNVPDLNATGQIEGNFPLLLTRQSAFVQNGVLRASGEGGVISYTGQAGETATGISRIAFDALRSFRYDALSLTIDGDLNGDVISSIDFSGQNSGQPIDLTPIAQMPGVGRVTVSGVPFQFNVRVTAPFRRLAQTAATITDPGSLINQGRQEDAQEPVDPDAPPPR from the coding sequence ATGGCGCTCGGCGCCCTGGGGATAAGCCTGATTTTGCTTGGCGGCGGGCTCTGGCTTGTCCGCTTTTCGATCGCGTCCTTCATGCTGGGCACGGCGCTCTCTGAGCGGGGCGCGGACGCAGATTTCGAGTTCATTAACCTCGATCTCAACGGCGCGGCGCTCGCAAACGTCCGGTTCGGGCCTGAGGGCGCGCCAGATGCGACCATTCCGCTGGTCGAGGCGCGCTGGCGCTGGGAAGGCCTCGCCCCTCGGCTTCACTTCCTAAGAGTGGTCCGTCCCAGGCTGCATTTGCGGATGGACGAAGGCGGCCGGGTCTCAGCGGGCTCTTTAGAGCATTTGGGCGCAGGTGCGCCCGGCCGGACACGCCCGCGCATACCTGCCATCGAGTTGGAAATTCTCGAGGGACAAGCGCTCTTCGACACCCCGGTTGGGCCACTCACGGCGACTCTACAAAGTTCGGGCACGATCGGCCGTGACTTTTCTGCATTGGGCGAAATTGCGCGCACGTCTCGCGCTGGCGAAGCCTACGCACTTGAAGCGGGCGCGGCCGAGCTCGTCATCGTCTCGCGGGACGAGAACATCGCGTTTCGCCTCAGCGCTAGCGCAAATGCACTAACCTGGGATGGCTCGCGTGTTGCAGCGCCGGCATTGCGCATCCTCGGACGCGCTCCACTTGATCTTGCGCGCTATGATGTCGAACTCACATCACGCGCGGCATCATTCCGAGGCGAAGGCATCGCCGCGGAAGCCATCACTGCGGCGGTTGGCTTCGAGGGCATCGCACGCGACACGCAACTTTCGCCTGAGACTTGGGCCGGCCAAGCGCGGGGTTCTGCTGGCAATTTTAGCTATGCCGGCAGCACAATTCAGCGCGGGCGCTTTGAAGGGCGCGTTGATGGCGCAGAGGCGCGCGGACAAGGTCGCTGGAGTTTGTCCGGAGCGCGCTTTGACGGCGTTTCGCTGATTTCCGAGCAACCAAGCGCCAACGGCGTCTTCCGTTTTGAACTTCAAGGCGACGAAACACTGAGCGGCGATGCGCGCATCGTCCTAGCGCAATCGCACTTGAACGAGGCCGCACAGTCGGACCTGCGGGCCGCCTTCCCGAATATCCCAGACGCACCCGTCGGGCCAACCTTCGCCGAAGCCGAGCGGGCGCTCGACGCTGCCGCAGATCGCTTCGATCTGTCTATTCCAGTCGCGATGTCGGCGACGGAAGACGGCGTTCGCTTACGCATCGCAGCGCCAGCTGAAGCTCAGTCAACGAGCGGCGCGCGCGTCACTCTCTCGCCTCTGCGCCAAGATGGTCCAGCGCTTGTGCTGCAATGGCCAGGTCCCGCACTCTCCGGCGCCGTTGCACTTGAAATCTCGGGCGGCGGCGCGCCCAACGCATCGCTTCTGCTGGACACGGTGGACTGGACCCCGGGCGCGCCGTTCGAAGCGGACGGCACGCTGACGCTGACAAACTGGCGCGCCGAAAACGCAAGCATCGCGACGAATGAGCTTGGCATAGGCATCGCGGTTCAGCCGCAAGGTGGCGGACGCATTGATTTGCGGGGGCCTGCACACATCACTGGCCCCCTCGGTGACGGCGAAGTGCGCGATCTCGTCGCGACGTTGGATCTCGGCGTCCAATGGGGCAACGGCTGGCGCGTCACACCAAACAGCGGCTGCCTCCCCATTCGTCTTGGCGGCATCGATGCAGCCGGCCTTTCCTTTGCTAACGGCGATTTCTCATTGTGCCCGCTGAATGGCGCTCTCATCGCAGCAGACGCCAATGATAGTCTCTCAGGCGGCTTTTCAATCCGAAGCCTAGGCCTAAATGGCCGCATGTCCGGTCCTAAAGCCCAGCCCGCGCATCTCAGCGCAAGCAACATTATCGGACGTTTCCGAGGTCGCAGCGGCGATTTCACGCTCGCTCTTGAGGCCGGCGCGCCACGGCTTGCTATTCAGATGAGCGAGGATCGCACCCTCGCCATCAACCTCGAACGCATCACAGCCGACGCACATATCGCGGACAGCTGGAGCGTCACCGGCTCGTTCAACGCCGGAACCCTTACAGATCCCACGCTGCCGGGTTCTGTTTCCGCAATCGAAGGCGCTTGGACAGCGGCGCCAGTGGACAACAAGCCCGTCATCCGCGTCAGCGCGGGTGAGGCGCTCTTGACTGCCAACCGCCCCGCCAGCGATGAAGATCGCCCGCTCTTCAACCCACTGCGCTTCGTCGACGCCAACGCAGTCATGAGCGAAGGTCAGATCAATGCGTCCGGCGCCATCGTGCTTGAAGCGCGTGCGCGGCAACTGGCCAATTTCACCGCCCATCATGACGTGAGCGCTGGCGCGGGCGCAGCGAACGTCAGCGCCAATCAAATCGTCTTCGGCCCGCAGCTGCAGCCCTTCGAGATTACAGAACAGGCGCGTGGCATGGTTGAAGGCGTCACCGGCCCCATTGCAGTCGATGCCGAAATCACTTGGACACGCGACACGTTATTGGGCGGCGCCCGCGTCGATCTACAGGGCGTTTCGCTTGCAACGGCCACTATCCCGATCGTCAACGACGTGCGCGGCTCGATCTACTTCGATGATCTGTGGCAGCTGACCACACCGCCAGGACAAGAAATTACCGTAGGCGAACTCAATCCCGGCATCACCGTCACCAACGGCCGCGTGCGCTTTCAGTTGTTGACCGAGGAGCGTGTTTCAATTGAACGCGCCGAGTTCGACTTCGCCTCGGGCGCGCTTGCCATGGCGCCAACGACGATCAGGCTCGGCGCCGACGAGACGCGCTTTGAACTAACTCTGCGCGATGTCGATGCGGCCGATCTCCTGCGCACGCTGAACGTTCCAGATCTGAACGCGACGGGCCAGATCGAGGGCAACTTCCCGCTCCTGCTCACACGCCAGAGCGCCTTCGTTCAAAACGGCGTCCTGCGAGCCTCCGGGGAAGGCGGCGTGATTTCCTACACCGGCCAAGCCGGCGAGACCGCAACCGGCATTTCGCGCATCGCCTTCGACGCGCTGCGCAGCTTCCGCTATGACGCACTCTCGCTCACGATTGACGGCGACCTGAATGGCGACGTCATTTCCTCTATCGATTTCAGCGGCCAGAACTCCGGTCAGCCAATCGATCTGACGCCGATTGCTCAAATGCCAGGTGTGGGCCGCGTCACGGTCAGTGGCGTGCCCTTCCAATTCAACGTTCGCGTGACGGCGCCTTTCCGTAGGCTCGCCCAAACCGCCGCGACGATCACGGACCCCGGCTCCCTGATCAACCAGGGCCGCCAGGAAGACGCGCAAGAACCGGTTGACCCGGACGCCCCACCGCCAAGATAA
- a CDS encoding YnbE family lipoprotein — protein MRAHLLTSLGAAILAAGCIPVQIQAPDDPIEINLNVNIRQEVIVRLERDAAELLDQNADLFGGTSP, from the coding sequence ATGCGGGCACACCTTTTGACGAGCTTGGGCGCGGCGATCCTAGCCGCAGGCTGCATCCCAGTGCAGATTCAAGCTCCGGACGATCCCATTGAGATCAATCTCAATGTGAACATCCGCCAGGAAGTCATTGTGCGGCTCGAACGCGATGCTGCTGAACTACTTGATCAGAATGCTGATCTCTTCGGAGGCACCTCGCCATGA
- a CDS encoding DUF1318 domain-containing protein — MKRHFVLASIAAIGMALSATAAMAQAADSALAQARAGGLIGEQADGYLGFVPGAAISADLRGRVEQNNIQRRQLYTRRAAERSVSVNEMAAAVACEVFQRPRIAVGEKYRNEAGQWRTRSAGAALEVPSFCAD, encoded by the coding sequence ATGAAGCGTCACTTTGTTCTCGCCAGCATCGCCGCCATCGGCATGGCGTTGAGCGCCACGGCGGCCATGGCGCAAGCAGCCGATTCCGCTTTGGCGCAAGCTCGCGCCGGCGGCCTCATCGGCGAACAAGCGGACGGCTATCTCGGCTTCGTTCCGGGCGCAGCGATCTCGGCCGACCTCCGTGGCCGGGTCGAGCAAAACAACATTCAACGCCGCCAGCTCTACACACGCCGCGCAGCCGAACGCAGTGTTTCTGTCAATGAAATGGCTGCTGCCGTGGCTTGCGAAGTCTTTCAGCGCCCGCGCATCGCGGTCGGTGAGAAGTATCGCAATGAAGCCGGCCAATGGCGCACACGCTCAGCTGGAGCCGCACTAGAAGTACCTAGTTTCTGCGCTGACTAA
- a CDS encoding NAD(+) synthase, which translates to MASRKAQNEAARRFKSLYSHGFVRVAACAPVVAPANPAANAEAILSFWREADGERAAILVTPELSLSGYAIDDLLLQEPLLDAVESAISTLLIESEELFPILIVGAPIRSRGAVFNCAIVIHRGQILGVVPKSFLPNYREFYEKRYFSVASDTQEDLIQLCGEWVGFGEDVVFTATDNRDFAFHVEICEDFWAPTPPSTMGALAGANILLNLSASNIVIGKAEDRAVLCDSQSRRAIAAYVFAASGRGESTTDLAWDGQIIAYEMGEKVAEAERFAREPKLVIADIDVARIAQERRRVGTFRDAAARAQGELSKWGHITFELGAPEEELPLKRKIDRFPFVPDDLSKRDRDCFEAYNIQVSGLAKRIESTNTKRVVIGVSGGLDSTHALIVIARAFDLLGLPRKNIIGVTMPGFATSDATKANAWALMNALGIDGREVSIEPLAQRMLEDLDHPAARGEKVYDVAYENVQAGLRTDYLFRLANKEGGFVVGTGDLSELALGWCTYGVGDHMSHYNVNGGAPKTLIQYLIRWVSDSKLFDAKTSETLIKVLEGEISPELIPGAEPQSTQAVVGPYELQDFNLFYLTRYGLKPSKILFLAWSAWREKHDYATLKKWLGVFISRFFTNQYKRSAVPNGPKIVSGGALSPRGDWRMPSDASAAVWLAELSDNTPEALD; encoded by the coding sequence ATGGCCTCCCGAAAAGCCCAGAACGAAGCCGCCAGGCGGTTCAAGTCGCTTTATTCGCACGGCTTCGTCCGGGTGGCCGCCTGCGCGCCGGTGGTTGCGCCGGCTAACCCTGCCGCCAACGCCGAAGCCATTTTGTCGTTTTGGCGTGAAGCCGATGGCGAACGCGCAGCGATCCTTGTGACGCCCGAGCTCTCGCTCTCAGGCTACGCAATCGACGACCTGCTGCTCCAAGAGCCGCTGCTAGACGCGGTCGAGTCCGCAATCTCCACGCTGCTCATCGAGAGCGAAGAGCTCTTCCCCATCCTCATTGTCGGTGCGCCAATTCGTTCACGAGGGGCCGTCTTCAATTGCGCAATCGTGATCCATCGCGGTCAGATTCTCGGCGTCGTTCCAAAGAGCTTCCTGCCGAACTATCGCGAATTCTATGAGAAGCGGTATTTCAGCGTCGCCAGCGACACGCAAGAAGATCTCATCCAACTTTGCGGCGAATGGGTTGGCTTCGGTGAAGATGTCGTGTTCACCGCCACAGACAATCGTGACTTCGCATTCCACGTTGAGATCTGCGAGGACTTCTGGGCGCCCACACCACCATCGACGATGGGCGCCCTCGCCGGCGCCAACATCCTACTGAACCTTTCCGCATCCAATATCGTCATCGGCAAAGCCGAAGACCGCGCCGTGCTCTGCGACAGCCAATCTCGCCGCGCCATCGCCGCTTACGTGTTCGCAGCGTCAGGCCGTGGCGAGAGCACGACGGACCTCGCCTGGGACGGGCAGATCATCGCCTACGAGATGGGCGAGAAGGTCGCCGAAGCAGAGCGCTTCGCGCGCGAGCCCAAGCTCGTGATCGCCGACATCGACGTCGCCCGCATTGCCCAAGAGCGTCGCCGCGTCGGTACGTTCCGCGACGCCGCAGCGCGGGCGCAGGGCGAACTCAGCAAATGGGGTCACATCACATTTGAACTTGGCGCACCTGAAGAAGAACTGCCACTCAAGCGCAAAATCGATCGCTTTCCCTTCGTCCCGGATGATCTCAGCAAGCGCGATCGTGATTGCTTCGAGGCCTACAACATCCAAGTCTCGGGCCTGGCCAAGCGCATCGAGTCGACCAACACAAAACGCGTCGTCATCGGCGTATCCGGCGGGCTGGATTCCACACACGCCCTCATCGTAATCGCGCGCGCCTTCGATCTTTTGGGCCTACCACGCAAAAACATCATCGGCGTTACGATGCCAGGCTTCGCAACCAGCGACGCCACCAAGGCCAATGCTTGGGCCCTGATGAACGCACTTGGCATCGATGGCCGCGAAGTCTCCATCGAACCGCTCGCGCAACGCATGCTTGAGGACCTCGATCATCCGGCTGCGCGGGGCGAAAAGGTCTACGACGTTGCTTATGAGAACGTGCAAGCTGGCCTGCGCACGGATTATCTCTTCCGCCTCGCCAACAAGGAAGGTGGCTTTGTCGTCGGCACCGGCGACCTTTCCGAACTCGCGCTCGGCTGGTGCACCTATGGCGTCGGCGACCATATGAGTCATTACAACGTCAATGGCGGCGCTCCGAAGACGTTGATCCAATATCTCATCCGCTGGGTTTCGGATTCAAAACTCTTCGACGCCAAAACGTCCGAGACGTTGATCAAAGTTCTTGAAGGCGAGATCAGCCCCGAACTCATCCCCGGCGCTGAACCGCAAAGCACACAGGCGGTCGTTGGCCCGTACGAGCTACAGGACTTCAACCTCTTCTACCTCACCCGCTACGGCCTCAAACCCAGCAAGATCCTTTTCCTGGCCTGGAGCGCGTGGCGCGAAAAACATGACTACGCCACATTGAAGAAGTGGCTTGGCGTCTTTATCTCGCGCTTCTTCACCAACCAGTACAAGCGCAGCGCCGTTCCTAACGGTCCGAAGATCGTATCTGGCGGCGCACTCTCTCCGCGTGGGGATTGGCGAATGCCGAGCGATGCCAGCGCCGCAGTTTGGCTAGCCGAACTCAGCGACAACACGCCCGAGGCGCTGGACTGA
- a CDS encoding 3'(2'),5'-bisphosphate nucleotidase CysQ family protein produces MPQLEDLISLALAAGREIMAVRAAGIDAQVKADGSLVTIADQRAEAIIEAGLAELDAGVPMLGEEAVAAGRIPDCGARFYCVDPLDGTRGFANGGDEFTVNIALVENATPVVGVVYAPATGELYAGQPSKALAGKCHPQTGKLLAPMAAIAPGAFAQQPRVVASDYSGRNERTGDFIAALNGVITHASSSIKFCRVAEGAADLYPRFGDVSEWDAAAGHAILKAAGGDIMLLDGSPLRYGGRNGDFLIHGFVAYGNATAKAAALQALTR; encoded by the coding sequence ATGCCGCAACTCGAAGATCTCATCTCTCTCGCCCTCGCCGCAGGCCGCGAAATCATGGCTGTGCGCGCTGCCGGCATCGACGCTCAAGTGAAAGCTGATGGCTCGCTCGTCACCATTGCAGATCAACGGGCCGAAGCGATCATCGAGGCCGGCCTCGCCGAACTCGACGCAGGGGTTCCCATGCTTGGCGAGGAAGCCGTCGCCGCTGGCCGCATTCCAGATTGCGGTGCGCGCTTCTACTGCGTCGATCCGCTCGACGGCACACGCGGCTTCGCCAATGGCGGCGACGAGTTCACCGTGAATATCGCACTCGTCGAAAATGCAACGCCAGTCGTCGGCGTTGTCTACGCACCAGCGACGGGTGAACTCTACGCGGGACAGCCCAGCAAAGCACTGGCCGGCAAATGCCACCCGCAAACGGGCAAGTTGCTCGCCCCAATGGCGGCGATCGCGCCAGGCGCATTTGCCCAGCAACCCCGCGTGGTCGCGTCAGACTATTCAGGCCGCAACGAACGCACTGGCGATTTCATCGCCGCACTCAACGGCGTGATCACGCACGCCAGTTCCTCGATCAAGTTCTGCCGCGTCGCCGAGGGCGCAGCGGACCTCTATCCTCGCTTCGGTGATGTGAGCGAGTGGGACGCCGCCGCCGGTCATGCAATTCTCAAAGCAGCGGGCGGCGACATCATGCTGCTCGACGGCTCACCACTCCGCTACGGCGGCCGCAACGGTGATTTTCTGATTCATGGGTTTGTGGCGTATGGCAACGCAACGGCAAAGGCCGCCGCACTCCAAGCGCTCACGCGCTAA
- the argE gene encoding acetylornithine deacetylase yields the protein MSEISATLDILTRLIAFDTTSRNSNLELIAWVEDFLGQRGITSRRVSNADGSKANLYAVVGPDVPGGIVLSGHTDVVPVDDQPWSSDPWVLSERGGKLYGRGTADMKAFIALALAHVDGARAAALKRPIVLALSYDEEIGCLGAPAMIAELAKQTSRPSAVIVGEPTSMKVVSAHKGVRSFIVEVTGREGHSSLPDQGVSAVMEAVKLMALVAEMGEEARAATHAHFNPPGPTMTIGKVEGGTASNILARRCSFIWDCRCPETAQGDAIEQRFRAVAAKIDADIKVRAPEGGVSIVRRTNTPGLAIERDSEAEILARALTGDNETRAVAYAAEAGLFQRAGIPAIICGPGSIEQAHQPDEWIERSQIEEGALFMQRLIAHLSA from the coding sequence GTGAGCGAGATAAGCGCGACGCTTGATATTCTGACGCGTTTAATCGCGTTCGATACGACGTCGCGCAACTCGAACTTGGAATTGATCGCATGGGTTGAAGATTTTCTCGGCCAGCGCGGCATCACGTCACGACGCGTCTCCAACGCGGATGGGTCGAAGGCAAATCTCTATGCCGTCGTGGGACCTGATGTCCCCGGCGGCATCGTCCTTTCAGGGCATACCGATGTCGTGCCCGTGGACGATCAGCCATGGTCGTCCGATCCCTGGGTGTTGAGCGAGCGCGGCGGCAAACTCTACGGTCGCGGAACCGCGGATATGAAGGCGTTCATTGCGTTGGCGCTCGCCCACGTTGATGGCGCGCGCGCTGCTGCGTTGAAGCGGCCTATAGTTTTGGCGCTCTCGTATGACGAGGAAATCGGTTGTCTCGGCGCGCCGGCGATGATTGCCGAACTGGCTAAGCAAACCAGCAGACCGTCGGCGGTGATCGTCGGAGAGCCGACGAGTATGAAAGTGGTTTCCGCTCACAAAGGCGTGCGCTCGTTCATTGTCGAAGTGACTGGCCGCGAGGGGCATTCGAGTTTGCCTGACCAGGGTGTCTCTGCGGTCATGGAGGCGGTGAAGCTCATGGCGCTCGTGGCGGAGATGGGGGAAGAGGCGCGGGCTGCGACGCACGCGCACTTTAATCCGCCTGGTCCGACGATGACGATTGGCAAAGTCGAAGGCGGCACGGCGAGTAACATTCTGGCGCGACGTTGTTCGTTCATCTGGGACTGCCGATGCCCAGAGACGGCGCAGGGCGATGCGATTGAGCAGCGCTTTCGGGCGGTTGCGGCAAAGATCGATGCGGACATCAAAGTGCGAGCGCCCGAGGGTGGGGTTTCGATCGTGCGGCGCACCAACACGCCAGGGCTAGCGATTGAGCGCGATAGCGAGGCTGAAATCTTGGCGCGCGCCTTGACGGGTGACAATGAGACACGCGCGGTTGCATATGCGGCGGAAGCCGGCTTGTTTCAGCGTGCCGGCATTCCGGCGATCATTTGCGGACCGGGCTCAATCGAGCAAGCGCATCAACCCGATGAGTGGATTGAGCGCTCGCAGATCGAAGAGGGCGCGCTCTTCATGCAGCGTTTGATTGCGCACCTTAGCGCGTGA
- a CDS encoding FKBP-type peptidyl-prolyl cis-trans isomerase yields the protein MMRVVLFAATLTLAACGNSSGVMDEIQRAEQNETSGAPAQDIPGLGAEVNEQAQTLPSGLEIQFTRRGANQSLAQPTMNASVLVHYQGTFVDGGQEFDSSFGGDPVEFPLQAVVPGFSEAITHMRPGDEVIATFPGSLGYGPSGRGPIPPNAALRFRIVLLAYQEPGADQVHAPQ from the coding sequence ATGATGAGAGTAGTACTTTTCGCGGCGACGTTGACGCTCGCCGCCTGCGGCAACAGCAGCGGCGTGATGGATGAAATCCAGCGCGCCGAACAAAATGAGACGTCAGGCGCGCCGGCGCAGGACATTCCAGGTTTGGGGGCTGAAGTGAACGAACAAGCGCAAACGTTGCCGTCAGGCCTCGAGATTCAATTCACGCGTCGCGGCGCCAATCAGTCGTTGGCGCAACCGACCATGAATGCGAGCGTGCTCGTTCATTATCAGGGCACGTTCGTCGATGGCGGCCAAGAGTTCGATTCTTCGTTCGGCGGCGATCCTGTTGAGTTTCCCCTGCAGGCGGTCGTCCCGGGCTTTTCGGAGGCGATTACGCACATGCGCCCGGGCGATGAAGTGATCGCGACTTTCCCAGGCTCGCTGGGATATGGTCCCTCAGGCCGCGGCCCAATTCCACCGAATGCGGCGCTGCGTTTTCGCATCGTGTTGTTGGCGTACCAAGAGCCGGGCGCCGATCAAGTGCACGCGCCGCAGTGA
- a CDS encoding glutathione S-transferase family protein, which translates to MARPILYIGNKNYSSWSLRPWLALKWGRIAFDEKIIPLGGEGYGQSQIKEVRDVSPSGRVPALHVGDVVIYESLAICEWAGEQAPSLWPSDSLTRADARAASSEMHAGFAAVRRDMSCNIRRRLASEPGWPDDTRTDLAQLFALWERVLKRYGGPFLFGQRSIADAMFAPVCTRLRTYQVTIPDFARRYCDAVFADAAFQEWERAGEAETWTIEQSEALYR; encoded by the coding sequence ATGGCGCGCCCCATCCTTTATATCGGCAACAAGAACTATTCTTCCTGGTCGTTGCGTCCCTGGTTGGCGCTGAAATGGGGCCGGATCGCTTTCGACGAAAAGATCATACCGCTTGGCGGCGAAGGCTATGGCCAATCTCAGATCAAGGAAGTCCGCGATGTTTCACCCAGCGGACGCGTGCCTGCGCTGCATGTTGGCGATGTCGTCATTTATGAAAGCCTCGCTATTTGTGAGTGGGCAGGCGAACAGGCGCCGAGCTTGTGGCCGTCGGACTCACTGACGCGCGCGGATGCGCGCGCCGCGTCGTCGGAAATGCACGCAGGCTTCGCCGCGGTGCGCCGTGATATGTCATGCAATATACGCCGCCGGTTGGCGTCCGAGCCGGGTTGGCCCGATGATACGCGTACGGATCTGGCGCAATTGTTTGCGCTATGGGAGCGCGTGTTGAAGCGGTACGGCGGTCCTTTCCTGTTTGGCCAGCGCTCGATCGCTGACGCGATGTTCGCGCCGGTTTGCACGCGTCTGCGTACGTACCAGGTGACGATTCCCGATTTTGCGCGTCGCTATTGCGATGCGGTCTTTGCCGATGCTGCGTTTCAGGAATGGGAGCGCGCTGGTGAAGCTGAGACTTGGACCATCGAACAATCGGAAGCCTTATACAGATGA
- a CDS encoding trypsin-like serine peptidase, which yields MRILAAIAVVGACLAASIATNAAPRPPSPAPTAMSGATEIDFERAASMSHQRQGAKPEPSGGNDACRWANDNECDEPNIGTGACSAGTDRSDCARIISGREDDSCRWARDGECDEPNFGTGACVQGTDRTDCGDIAWMRNQTDACETAFNGVCEDSGRGAGSCAPRTDRSDCFGRQRPMSINDHFFGNDDRVLVPVSEAPWRYMGTLHMDGGGTCSATLIARDVIATAAHCISSEERVNAAARFDSADGAQSARAIAYLIDPNFNYRRFSTTDEIDGLDWALLRLDRPLGDIYGHATVRSITGAGRPLSTELMQAGYSWDTGGHLSGNLRCRMITMHPDNTFAHECDTTRGDSGSGFLVRNGASFDLVGVDSNFRSQRGGPFIYIAVSAASFATRAPDFIAGRTGVNLANASAPPVKILP from the coding sequence ATGCGTATTTTGGCGGCTATCGCTGTTGTTGGCGCATGCTTGGCGGCAAGCATCGCGACCAATGCCGCTCCCCGCCCCCCATCCCCTGCACCGACGGCGATGAGTGGCGCGACCGAAATTGATTTTGAGCGCGCCGCGTCCATGTCCCACCAACGGCAAGGCGCCAAGCCTGAGCCCAGCGGCGGCAATGACGCCTGTCGCTGGGCCAACGACAATGAATGCGATGAGCCGAACATCGGAACTGGCGCATGCAGCGCAGGCACAGACCGCTCCGATTGCGCGCGCATCATTTCCGGACGTGAGGACGATTCCTGCCGATGGGCGCGCGACGGCGAATGTGACGAGCCAAACTTCGGCACCGGCGCCTGCGTCCAAGGCACGGATCGTACCGATTGCGGCGACATTGCCTGGATGCGCAATCAAACAGACGCATGCGAAACGGCCTTCAACGGCGTCTGCGAAGACTCCGGCCGAGGCGCAGGCTCGTGCGCCCCTCGCACGGATCGTTCCGATTGTTTCGGGCGCCAACGTCCGATGTCAATCAACGACCACTTCTTCGGCAACGATGATCGCGTGCTCGTTCCGGTAAGCGAAGCACCCTGGCGCTACATGGGCACACTTCACATGGACGGCGGCGGAACCTGTTCCGCCACGCTGATCGCTCGCGATGTCATCGCCACCGCCGCGCACTGCATCTCAAGCGAAGAACGCGTTAATGCAGCCGCACGCTTCGACAGCGCTGATGGCGCCCAGAGCGCACGCGCAATTGCCTATCTCATCGATCCAAACTTCAACTATCGCCGATTCAGCACAACCGATGAGATCGATGGTCTTGATTGGGCGTTGCTCCGACTTGACCGCCCGCTAGGCGACATTTACGGGCACGCCACAGTCCGTAGCATCACCGGCGCTGGCCGCCCTCTCAGCACCGAGCTCATGCAAGCCGGCTATTCATGGGACACCGGCGGGCATCTGTCCGGCAATTTACGCTGCCGCATGATCACAATGCACCCGGACAACACCTTCGCTCACGAATGCGACACAACGCGGGGCGACTCCGGATCAGGTTTTCTCGTCCGCAACGGGGCTAGTTTCGATCTCGTAGGCGTCGACTCCAACTTCCGCTCCCAACGCGGCGGTCCGTTCATCTATATCGCCGTGAGCGCCGCCTCATTCGCGACACGCGCGCCGGACTTCATCGCTGGCCGCACCGGCGTTAACCTCGCCAATGCGAGCGCTCCGCCCGTTAAGATTCTTCCCTAG